In the Alteromonas sp. M12 genome, one interval contains:
- the nhaA gene encoding Na+/H+ antiporter NhaA, translating to MLDRFLKKESAGGILLMCSAVLALLVANSPFSIIYDLLIEMPVVIQIGALEINKPLLLWINDGLMAVFFFMVGLELKREILEGGLSNPANIVLPASGAIGGMLVPAGIYAFFTWGNPVALAGWAIPAATDIAFAMGILALLGSRVPTSLKIFLVTLAIIDDIGAILIIAVFYSDNISTWPLIVAALCLVILTSMNRKNVQQIPSYILIGVVLWVAMLKSGVHATLAGVLLAFFIPMRDNNNPNLSPVKTLEHSLLPAVNFVILPVFAFANSGINIASISVDSVLHPVTFGIFLGLFVGKQVGVFGFSWLVIKLGLAKLPADQNFTQLYGCAILCGVGFTMSLFIGSLAFEQTGNNAFFDERLGILLGSIVSAVTGYLVLKKAIK from the coding sequence ATGTTAGACAGGTTTTTAAAGAAAGAATCCGCCGGCGGTATCCTATTAATGTGCTCAGCTGTGCTTGCATTGCTTGTAGCCAACTCTCCTTTTTCAATCATTTACGATTTACTCATCGAAATGCCAGTAGTTATTCAAATTGGCGCGCTGGAAATTAATAAACCATTACTTTTATGGATTAATGATGGGTTGATGGCCGTATTCTTTTTTATGGTGGGCTTGGAACTCAAACGGGAAATACTAGAGGGTGGTTTATCCAATCCTGCGAATATAGTGTTACCGGCCAGTGGCGCAATTGGCGGCATGCTTGTACCTGCAGGCATTTATGCATTTTTCACTTGGGGAAACCCGGTGGCGCTAGCAGGTTGGGCGATACCTGCGGCTACCGATATTGCGTTTGCGATGGGTATTTTAGCGTTGCTTGGAAGTCGCGTCCCCACCAGCTTAAAAATATTTTTAGTGACCTTAGCAATCATCGACGACATTGGTGCCATCTTAATCATTGCCGTGTTTTACAGTGACAATATTTCTACTTGGCCATTAATTGTAGCGGCTTTGTGTTTAGTCATTTTGACCAGCATGAACCGTAAAAATGTCCAACAGATCCCCTCCTACATTTTAATTGGCGTGGTATTGTGGGTTGCCATGCTCAAATCCGGTGTTCATGCTACCTTAGCGGGTGTGTTATTAGCGTTCTTTATTCCTATGCGGGACAACAATAATCCCAACCTATCACCTGTAAAAACCTTAGAGCACAGTCTGCTTCCGGCGGTCAATTTTGTCATACTGCCAGTTTTTGCCTTTGCTAACTCGGGGATCAATATTGCCAGTATCAGCGTGGACTCAGTATTACACCCCGTCACCTTTGGCATATTCTTAGGGCTGTTTGTAGGCAAACAGGTGGGGGTATTTGGATTTAGTTGGTTGGTGATAAAATTAGGCTTGGCTAAACTGCCTGCGGATCAAAACTTTACGCAATTGTATGGCTGCGCGATTTTATGTGGTGTAGGTTTTACCATGAGTTTATTTATCGGCTCGTTAGCCTTCGAACAAACCGGCAACAATGCATTTTTTGATGAGCGACTCGGCATATTATTAGGCTCAATAGTGTCAGCGGTGACTGGTTATCTGGTGCTGAAAAAAGCAATTAAATAG
- the purE gene encoding 5-(carboxyamino)imidazole ribonucleotide mutase yields the protein MPKVAIVMGSKSDWPTMQQAAIMLKNLGVDFDAKVVSAHRTPDLLTEFAKTAADNDYHVIIGGAGGAAHLPGMIAAHTHIPVFGVPVRSSQLSGVDSLYSIVQMPKGVAVGTLAIGEAGAANAGLLAAQVIALHDKKVAEAVIAFRKQQTDTVLALDELELPE from the coding sequence ATGCCTAAAGTGGCAATAGTAATGGGTTCAAAATCAGATTGGCCAACCATGCAGCAAGCTGCAATTATGTTGAAAAACCTTGGTGTGGACTTTGATGCAAAAGTGGTTTCCGCACACAGAACGCCAGACTTACTAACTGAATTTGCTAAAACTGCTGCTGATAACGATTACCATGTCATTATTGGCGGAGCGGGTGGCGCGGCTCACCTGCCGGGCATGATTGCTGCGCATACACATATTCCAGTTTTTGGTGTACCTGTTCGCTCCAGTCAGTTAAGTGGTGTTGATTCACTATATTCAATAGTGCAAATGCCTAAAGGTGTGGCTGTTGGTACTTTAGCGATTGGCGAAGCGGGTGCAGCTAATGCAGGTTTGCTAGCCGCGCAAGTTATTGCGCTACACGATAAGAAAGTGGCTGAAGCCGTTATTGCGTTTCGAAAACAGCAAACCGATACTGTACTTGCTTTAGATGAACTGGAGTTACCTGAATGA
- a CDS encoding 5-(carboxyamino)imidazole ribonucleotide synthase, producing the protein MNVLIYGSGQLAQMMYLSAVPLGFKVYAVDVANHTVVDPISKIKLDISIEQAIDMADALSVEFEHVPEDLLEQAQSSGKLYPSMQAILTGADRVREKNVLEKLQINNSKHLIITDIEQLDDAVAQLGEKLIIKASRDGYDGYGQWRLSSNQDLPALKQQLADLDLEQVPLIAEQMVPFDRELSLVGVRGLHGDIKFYPLAENLHHQGQLHVSVAPAPDIDSQLTAQAQTAFTKLVDEFDYVGVLAVEFFLVGNQLLVNEIAPRVHNSGHWSMQGTDCSQFENHMRAISGLPLGNTQAHGKSAMINIIGCDDYSTDLLSLDHCHLHLYGKSVRAKRKMGHINLTGDSYADLAELMTTLAKYVPVEHFPKLLNEADKLAKID; encoded by the coding sequence ATGAACGTACTGATCTATGGATCAGGGCAACTAGCACAAATGATGTACCTATCTGCCGTGCCTTTGGGATTCAAAGTCTACGCGGTGGATGTTGCCAATCACACTGTGGTTGATCCCATTAGTAAAATAAAACTCGATATCAGTATTGAACAAGCTATCGATATGGCCGATGCATTGTCGGTTGAGTTTGAACATGTACCGGAAGATTTGCTGGAACAGGCGCAAAGCAGCGGAAAACTGTACCCAAGCATGCAAGCTATTTTGACCGGTGCGGATCGCGTGCGTGAAAAAAACGTACTCGAGAAATTACAGATCAACAACAGTAAACACCTCATTATTACTGACATCGAACAACTCGATGATGCGGTAGCCCAATTAGGCGAAAAACTGATTATCAAAGCCAGTCGTGATGGCTACGACGGCTACGGTCAATGGCGTTTATCTAGTAACCAAGATTTACCTGCATTGAAGCAACAATTAGCCGATTTAGATTTAGAGCAGGTGCCTTTAATTGCCGAGCAAATGGTGCCATTTGACCGCGAGTTGTCGTTAGTTGGTGTTCGCGGATTACACGGTGACATTAAGTTCTACCCCCTGGCTGAAAATCTGCATCATCAAGGTCAGCTCCATGTATCGGTTGCCCCCGCGCCAGATATTGATAGTCAACTAACTGCGCAGGCGCAAACCGCGTTTACAAAATTAGTTGATGAATTTGATTACGTTGGTGTGTTAGCCGTAGAGTTTTTCCTAGTAGGCAATCAATTATTGGTTAATGAAATAGCGCCTCGGGTGCATAACTCTGGTCATTGGAGTATGCAAGGCACTGATTGCAGCCAATTTGAAAATCACATGCGCGCCATTTCGGGATTGCCATTAGGTAATACCCAAGCTCACGGCAAAAGTGCGATGATCAATATTATTGGTTGCGATGACTATTCTACTGATTTACTCAGTCTCGATCACTGCCACTTGCATCTGTATGGTAAAAGCGTCAGAGCAAAACGTAAGATGGGACATATTAATTTAACCGGTGACAGTTATGCCGACTTGGCTGAACTGATGACTACGTTGGCCAAATACGTTCCAGTCGAACATTTCCCTAAATTGTTAAATGAAGCAGATAAACTAGCAAAAATAGATTAA